The Christiangramia flava JLT2011 genome has a segment encoding these proteins:
- a CDS encoding tagaturonate reductase, with product MEKTLNKQLNRENTGLQEKLPIKVVQFGEGNFLRAFVDYIIDKLNKQADFNAGVAVVQPLPKGMIHMLNDQDGLYNLFMKGVKKGKEIQQKETVSCIQKSLNPYDDYEAYLKLAEEESLEFVISNTTEAGIAFDENDTLEGAPHNSFPAKLTALLYRRFQHFDGAAAKALTIIPCELINYNADTLKEIILKYAQLWDLGPDFQKWIEEETGFHNTLVDRIVPGYPAADIDGYQKELEYKDNLIVSAEVFLLWVIEGDAKLKSKIPFDKIDENIRVVQDMQPYRTRKVRILNGAHTTMVPFSIMYGNETVKETLDDDFTGKFVKKAIFEEIIPTLDLPKEELESFASDVLDRFRNPFIKHQLSSIALNSISKFKVRVLPSLLAYAKDQNSLPQHLVFALACLIRFYGDSWKGSKLPVNDDEAVVSQMQAIWKTKDYQAVSEKVLGHTGFWEQDLTEVPDLQEAVASALKLIDEKGVQEAFQEFEKQTN from the coding sequence ATGGAAAAAACTTTAAATAAACAGCTGAATAGAGAAAATACCGGACTTCAGGAAAAGTTACCGATCAAAGTAGTGCAGTTTGGAGAAGGAAATTTTCTTCGCGCTTTCGTGGATTACATTATTGACAAACTGAATAAACAGGCCGATTTTAATGCCGGAGTAGCCGTGGTGCAACCGCTTCCGAAGGGAATGATCCATATGCTGAACGACCAGGACGGGCTTTATAACCTGTTTATGAAAGGCGTGAAAAAAGGAAAGGAAATTCAGCAGAAAGAGACGGTATCCTGCATTCAGAAATCTCTCAATCCTTATGACGATTATGAAGCTTATTTGAAACTGGCGGAAGAAGAAAGCCTGGAATTCGTGATTTCCAACACGACGGAAGCCGGAATTGCTTTTGACGAGAATGATACGCTGGAAGGTGCGCCGCACAATAGTTTTCCTGCCAAATTAACCGCTTTGCTGTATCGCCGTTTTCAGCATTTTGATGGTGCTGCCGCGAAGGCTTTGACGATCATTCCATGTGAACTGATCAATTACAACGCCGATACTTTAAAAGAAATTATTCTGAAATATGCCCAATTATGGGATCTGGGACCCGATTTTCAGAAGTGGATAGAAGAAGAGACCGGTTTTCATAATACCCTTGTTGATCGCATTGTGCCCGGTTACCCTGCTGCGGATATTGACGGGTACCAGAAAGAATTGGAATATAAAGACAATTTGATCGTATCAGCAGAAGTATTCCTGCTATGGGTGATCGAAGGTGACGCCAAACTGAAATCCAAGATCCCATTTGATAAGATCGATGAAAACATCCGGGTGGTACAGGATATGCAACCATACCGAACCCGTAAAGTACGTATCCTGAATGGTGCGCATACGACGATGGTTCCGTTTTCGATCATGTATGGAAACGAGACCGTCAAGGAAACCCTGGATGATGACTTCACCGGGAAATTCGTTAAAAAGGCCATTTTTGAAGAGATCATTCCCACGCTGGACCTTCCGAAAGAAGAGCTGGAATCGTTTGCCAGTGATGTGCTGGATCGTTTCAGAAACCCATTCATCAAACACCAGTTATCCAGTATCGCGCTGAATTCGATCTCGAAATTTAAGGTACGCGTGTTACCAAGTTTACTGGCTTACGCAAAAGATCAAAACAGCCTGCCACAGCATCTGGTATTTGCACTGGCCTGTCTCATCAGGTTTTACGGTGATTCCTGGAAAGGTTCGAAGCTGCCGGTGAATGATGATGAGGCGGTGGTTTCCCAAATGCAGGCGATCTGGAAAACGAAAGATTACCAAGCAGTTTCAGAAAAAGTACTGGGCCATACCGGTTTCTGGGAACAGGATCTCACAGAGGTTCCAGATCTTCAGGAAGCGGTGGCAAGCGCCTTGAAGCTGATCGATGAAAAAGGTGTTCAGGAAGCTTTTCAGGAGTTTGAAAAGCAAACTAATTAA
- the uxaC gene encoding glucuronate isomerase — MAKKSFINDNFLLENSYAEALYHDYAAKQPIIDYHNHLPPKEIAEDRTFENISRVWLNGDHYKWRAMRTLGVDEKYITGNASDQEKFEAWARTVPATLRNPLYHWTHLELKRYFGVDELLNESNGTEIYQEVNRQLQESENSCRGLLKQMNVVKLCTTEDPTDQLPYHQQLHNSDCEIKVSTAFRPDKAVLIDSENYTAYLDELREAAGLEIGNYGQLKEALKKRIDYFHKMGCRLCDHGLNSMSFETFSDQEIEQIFSKKRNGENLSALEVEKFKTAILLFLCETYHEKGWVQQFHLGALRNNNKRMLSRLGPDTGWDSIGDFSQTQSLSNFLNELDGKDKLAKTIIYNLNPADNAAFATMIGNFNDGSVKGKIQFGSGWWFLDQKDGIIEQLNALSNMGLISCFIGMLTDSRSFLSFPRHEYFRRVLSNLFGQEMQRGELPDDMELVGKTIADISYHNAENYFDF, encoded by the coding sequence ATGGCTAAAAAAAGCTTTATAAACGATAATTTTTTACTGGAGAATTCTTACGCGGAAGCACTCTACCACGATTATGCGGCCAAACAGCCCATTATCGATTACCATAATCACCTTCCGCCGAAAGAGATCGCGGAAGATCGAACTTTTGAAAATATTTCCCGCGTGTGGCTTAACGGCGACCATTACAAATGGCGTGCGATGAGAACGCTGGGAGTGGATGAAAAATACATTACCGGCAATGCCAGCGATCAGGAGAAGTTTGAAGCCTGGGCCAGAACGGTGCCTGCAACGCTTCGAAACCCTTTGTATCATTGGACGCACCTGGAATTAAAACGATATTTTGGTGTGGATGAATTGCTGAATGAAAGCAATGGAACCGAGATCTATCAGGAAGTGAACCGCCAATTACAAGAGTCGGAAAATTCCTGTCGTGGACTGCTGAAACAGATGAACGTAGTGAAATTATGTACTACGGAAGATCCTACAGATCAGCTTCCCTATCACCAGCAATTGCACAACAGTGATTGCGAGATCAAGGTGAGTACCGCTTTTCGACCGGATAAAGCAGTTTTGATCGATTCTGAAAATTACACAGCCTACCTGGACGAACTGAGAGAGGCGGCAGGTTTGGAAATTGGCAATTATGGCCAGTTAAAGGAAGCCCTGAAAAAGCGGATCGATTATTTCCATAAAATGGGATGCAGGCTTTGTGACCATGGCCTGAATTCGATGTCTTTTGAAACATTTTCAGATCAGGAGATCGAGCAAATATTTTCCAAAAAGCGAAACGGTGAAAACCTATCTGCCCTGGAGGTTGAAAAGTTCAAAACGGCGATCCTGTTATTCCTCTGTGAAACCTATCATGAGAAAGGCTGGGTTCAGCAATTTCATCTGGGCGCGCTTCGGAATAACAACAAACGAATGTTGAGCAGGCTCGGGCCAGATACCGGTTGGGATTCCATCGGTGATTTTTCACAAACTCAAAGTTTATCCAATTTCCTGAACGAACTGGACGGAAAGGATAAACTGGCAAAAACCATCATTTATAACCTCAATCCGGCCGATAATGCGGCTTTCGCCACCATGATCGGGAATTTCAACGATGGTTCAGTAAAAGGCAAGATCCAGTTTGGATCGGGATGGTGGTTCCTGGACCAGAAAGACGGCATCATCGAACAGCTGAATGCCCTTTCCAATATGGGCTTAATAAGCTGCTTCATCGGGATGCTTACAGATTCCCGTAGTTTCCTTTCCTTTCCAAGACACGAATACTTCCGAAGGGTTTTATCTAATCTTTTCGGGCAGGAAATGCAGCGCGGCGAATTGCCAGACGACATGGAACTGGTAGGCAAGACCATTGCGGACATCAGTTATCATAATGCGGAAAATTATTTTGACTTTTAA
- the kduI gene encoding 5-dehydro-4-deoxy-D-glucuronate isomerase yields the protein MTKSEFRYAHHPNDVKRYTTEELREHFLIPELFVKDEIRLTYTMYDRYIAGGAFPVSKPLKLEAINELKAENFLDRRELGVINVGGKGKITVDGTVYEIGHKEALYVGKGAKEVIFDKNGEQPYFYINSAPAHQSYPTKKVTKNEAEIVELGDSKYSNKRIINKLLVNSVIETCQLQMGMTELQDGNVWNTMPPHTHERRMEVYFYFDLEVGQSISHFMGQPHETRHIFMKNHQAVISPEWSIHAGAGTSNYTFIWGMAGENLDYSDMDKVSPDELK from the coding sequence ATGACAAAATCAGAATTTAGATATGCGCATCATCCAAACGATGTGAAAAGATATACCACAGAAGAACTACGAGAGCACTTTCTAATTCCGGAATTATTTGTCAAAGATGAAATTCGACTTACCTATACCATGTACGATCGCTATATCGCAGGTGGTGCTTTTCCCGTTTCCAAACCGCTGAAACTGGAGGCTATCAACGAATTAAAAGCAGAGAACTTCCTGGATCGCCGGGAATTGGGAGTGATTAATGTAGGTGGCAAAGGAAAAATTACCGTAGATGGAACCGTTTATGAAATTGGGCATAAAGAGGCACTGTATGTAGGAAAAGGCGCCAAAGAAGTTATTTTCGATAAAAATGGAGAGCAGCCTTATTTCTACATCAATTCAGCTCCAGCTCACCAGTCGTATCCAACGAAAAAAGTGACGAAGAACGAAGCTGAAATCGTGGAACTGGGAGATTCCAAGTATTCGAATAAACGGATCATTAATAAGCTACTCGTGAACAGCGTGATCGAGACCTGCCAGCTGCAAATGGGAATGACCGAGCTGCAGGATGGCAATGTATGGAACACCATGCCGCCGCATACCCACGAACGCAGGATGGAAGTGTATTTTTATTTTGACCTGGAAGTAGGGCAGAGCATCAGTCATTTTATGGGGCAACCTCATGAGACCCGTCATATTTTTATGAAAAATCACCAGGCCGTGATTTCTCCGGAATGGTCTATCCATGCCGGTGCGGGAACTTCGAATTATACCTTCATTTGGGGAATGGCCGGGGAAAACCTGGATTACAGCGATATGGATAAGGTTTCACCAGATGAATTAAAATAA
- a CDS encoding UxaA family hydrolase codes for MNNKLIKVHPDDNVAVALVDLWQGDKIEFEGEQLIILADVQAKHKIALTKLNASDKIYMYGVLVGKATSEIEKGGKLATTNVKHEASTTTAKTETVSWTAPDVSSWKDKHFMGYHRKDGQVGTANIWLFFPLVFCENRNVELLKDVFEKELSFHKSTRQRQLLRNLIRGNDIEISEKEEEEKEIFENIEVKFITHQGGCGGIRQDSVSLSKLLAGYVNNPNVAGATVLSLGCQNLQIDIFKKAMNDINPNLDKPVLIYEQQQMGTIDEMLNKIIIESFEEIKKANTIRREPAPLSKLKLGLECGGSDGFSGISANPALGYASDMLSALGGSPILSEFPELCGVEQELVNRCVDDEKAERFLQLMRAYEDAAEAAGSGFDMNPSPGNIKDGLITDAMKSAGAAKKGGTSPIQDILDYGEYVTKPGLNLLCTPGNDVESTTAMVGSGANIVVFTTGLGTPTGNPIAPVIKLSSNTEMARRMPDIIDLDAGDVIRGEKTIQEMGEVLFDYIVKVASGEITSKADQNNQDDFIPWKRGVSL; via the coding sequence ATGAATAATAAGTTGATAAAAGTTCATCCTGATGATAACGTGGCCGTGGCGCTCGTGGATCTGTGGCAGGGTGATAAGATAGAATTTGAAGGAGAACAGCTCATAATCCTGGCCGATGTACAGGCAAAGCATAAAATCGCACTGACCAAATTAAATGCCAGTGATAAGATCTATATGTACGGCGTTTTGGTGGGCAAAGCTACTTCAGAAATTGAAAAAGGTGGCAAGCTGGCCACTACCAATGTAAAGCACGAAGCCAGTACCACCACTGCAAAAACCGAAACGGTGAGCTGGACGGCGCCCGATGTTTCCAGCTGGAAAGATAAGCACTTCATGGGGTATCACCGGAAGGACGGGCAGGTGGGAACTGCCAATATCTGGTTATTTTTTCCACTGGTTTTCTGTGAGAACCGAAATGTGGAATTGCTGAAGGATGTTTTTGAAAAAGAATTGTCTTTCCATAAATCAACCAGGCAGCGCCAGTTATTGCGCAATCTTATCCGCGGAAATGATATCGAAATTTCCGAAAAAGAGGAAGAAGAAAAAGAGATTTTTGAAAATATCGAAGTGAAATTTATCACGCACCAGGGTGGTTGCGGCGGAATTCGGCAGGATTCTGTAAGTCTTTCCAAGCTTTTGGCCGGTTACGTGAACAATCCTAATGTTGCTGGGGCGACGGTGCTGAGTCTGGGTTGCCAGAACCTGCAGATCGATATTTTTAAGAAAGCCATGAACGATATCAACCCAAACCTGGACAAACCGGTGCTGATCTATGAGCAACAGCAAATGGGAACGATTGATGAAATGCTCAATAAGATTATTATAGAGTCTTTTGAAGAGATCAAAAAAGCCAATACTATTCGCCGGGAACCTGCACCGCTTTCCAAACTGAAATTGGGTCTGGAATGTGGGGGGTCAGACGGTTTTTCCGGTATTTCTGCCAATCCTGCCCTGGGATACGCTTCAGATATGCTTTCGGCACTTGGAGGTTCCCCGATCTTATCCGAATTTCCGGAGTTGTGCGGGGTCGAGCAGGAACTGGTGAACCGGTGCGTGGATGATGAAAAAGCAGAGCGTTTCTTACAGTTGATGCGTGCTTACGAAGATGCGGCTGAAGCTGCAGGATCTGGATTCGATATGAATCCGTCGCCGGGAAATATAAAAGACGGCCTGATCACCGATGCCATGAAGTCGGCCGGTGCTGCTAAAAAAGGAGGAACATCACCCATCCAGGATATTCTGGACTACGGGGAATATGTGACTAAACCTGGTCTTAACCTGCTGTGCACGCCCGGGAACGATGTGGAAAGCACCACGGCAATGGTGGGTTCGGGAGCTAATATTGTGGTTTTTACTACCGGCCTGGGTACGCCTACCGGGAATCCTATTGCGCCGGTTATCAAGCTTTCGTCTAATACCGAAATGGCCCGCAGAATGCCAGATATTATCGATCTTGACGCCGGGGATGTGATTCGCGGGGAAAAAACCATTCAGGAAATGGGAGAAGTTTTGTTCGATTATATTGTAAAAGTGGCCAGTGGAGAAATCACTTCGAAGGCCGATCAGAACAACCAGGATGATTTTATCCCTTGGAAACGCGGAGTTTCCCTATAA
- a CDS encoding TRAP transporter large permease — protein MIPEILILVVSFVILLAIGVPVAWSIGLSCLFTMLFTIDSLASFTTIAQRMATGLDSFSLLAIPFFILAGQIMNQGGIANRLIDFAKALIGSLPGGLIYVNVVAAMLFGAIAGSAAAAASAIGGILGPHMEEENYSREFGAAINVTSSTTGLIIPPSNVLIVYSLASGGVSIASLFLAGYLPGILMGLALMLTASFWIKKKKYPAGNSTSIGRIFSTFLRALPSLLLLVVVIGGIVSGIFTATEASGIAVLYTFILALIYGELNRKVLYDIFLNSIGTTAIVMLLIATSMSMSWVMSYESIPQSVSEALLTLSDNKYVILLIINLLLLFVGTFMDMTPAVLIFTPIFLPVLQNLGVDPVHFGILMVMNLCVGLCTPPVGSVLFIGVSVAKTTIQKVMKPLLPLYVVMAIVLLMVTFIPAISLWLPSLFE, from the coding sequence ATGATTCCCGAAATTCTGATCTTAGTAGTATCGTTTGTGATCCTTTTGGCAATCGGTGTTCCGGTGGCCTGGTCAATCGGGCTTTCGTGTCTTTTCACCATGCTTTTTACCATAGATTCCCTGGCGTCTTTTACAACTATCGCACAGCGAATGGCAACGGGACTGGACAGTTTTTCCCTGCTCGCGATCCCGTTTTTCATACTCGCGGGGCAGATCATGAACCAGGGCGGTATTGCCAATAGGCTTATTGATTTTGCCAAAGCGCTAATTGGTTCGCTCCCGGGTGGTCTCATCTACGTAAATGTTGTTGCGGCCATGCTTTTTGGAGCTATCGCAGGTTCTGCAGCAGCTGCAGCTTCAGCGATCGGTGGAATTCTTGGGCCGCACATGGAAGAAGAGAACTATTCCAGGGAATTTGGAGCCGCGATCAATGTGACTTCTTCAACCACGGGTTTGATCATCCCGCCTTCCAACGTGCTCATCGTCTATTCTTTGGCAAGTGGCGGTGTTTCGATCGCATCTTTGTTCCTGGCAGGTTACCTTCCCGGAATTCTGATGGGACTGGCACTCATGCTTACCGCGTCATTCTGGATCAAAAAGAAAAAATATCCTGCTGGGAATTCTACCAGTATCGGTCGCATATTTTCCACATTTTTAAGAGCCCTTCCAAGTTTGTTATTACTGGTGGTGGTGATCGGCGGAATTGTTTCCGGGATCTTTACCGCTACCGAAGCTTCAGGAATTGCCGTGCTGTACACCTTTATTCTGGCCCTGATCTATGGTGAGCTCAACCGCAAGGTATTGTATGATATTTTCCTGAATTCCATCGGGACCACCGCGATCGTCATGTTGCTCATTGCTACATCTATGAGCATGTCCTGGGTGATGTCTTATGAAAGCATTCCGCAATCAGTTAGTGAAGCCTTACTCACGCTGAGCGATAATAAATATGTTATTCTGCTAATTATCAACTTGCTACTGCTATTTGTGGGGACTTTCATGGATATGACTCCGGCGGTATTGATTTTTACGCCCATTTTTCTGCCGGTATTGCAAAACCTGGGAGTAGATCCTGTGCACTTCGGAATTTTGATGGTAATGAACCTTTGTGTGGGACTGTGTACGCCACCGGTGGGCAGCGTGCTCTTCATTGGCGTGAGCGTGGCAAAAACCACTATTCAGAAGGTCATGAAACCTTTACTGCCCTTATATGTCGTCATGGCCATTGTACTGCTGATGGTCACCTTTATTCCGGCGATCAGCCTCTGGTTGCCGAGTCTATTCGAATAA
- a CDS encoding TRAP transporter small permease: MKRKLDKVLGGFLVMLLAIMVFAVLWQVFSRYVMKSPSSITEELARYLLIWIGILGAAYASGQQAHLSINLLGPKLAENNRKRLRIFINILIIFFAVCVLIVGGGQLVLLNMELGQSSAALKVPLYVVYLVIPLSGLVVTVYKINEIVYSEKYLV; encoded by the coding sequence ATGAAGCGCAAATTAGATAAAGTTTTAGGCGGATTTCTCGTGATGCTTCTCGCAATCATGGTATTCGCTGTGTTATGGCAGGTGTTCTCGAGATATGTGATGAAATCACCGAGTTCAATAACAGAAGAACTTGCAAGATATTTATTGATCTGGATCGGGATCCTGGGAGCAGCCTATGCTTCCGGGCAGCAGGCGCATCTTTCCATCAATCTCCTGGGGCCTAAACTGGCTGAAAACAATAGGAAACGACTGCGAATTTTTATCAATATCCTCATCATTTTCTTCGCTGTATGCGTTCTGATTGTGGGTGGCGGTCAGCTGGTACTTTTAAATATGGAGCTGGGACAGAGTTCCGCAGCGCTAAAAGTTCCTTTATATGTCGTATACCTGGTCATCCCGCTCAGCGGTCTCGTGGTTACGGTGTACAAAATCAATGAAATCGTTTATTCTGAAAAATACCTGGTATGA
- a CDS encoding SDR family NAD(P)-dependent oxidoreductase, with protein sequence MDTGYFNLDGKTALVTGCKRGIGFAMAEALAEAGADIIGVSASLETEGSAIAKRITEIGRNFKAYQCDFSDRKALYEFVSKVKAENKDVDILVNNAGTILRKPAAEHPDEYWDKVIEVNLNSQFILTREFGKEMLERGSGKVIFTASLLTFQGGITVPGYAASKGAIGQLTMAFSNEWAAKGVQVNAIAPGYIATDNTQALRDNEERSEAILSRIPAGRWGQPEDFKGPVIFLASQASNYMSGSILTVDGGWMGR encoded by the coding sequence ATGGATACAGGATATTTCAATTTAGACGGAAAAACAGCACTGGTCACCGGCTGCAAGCGCGGCATTGGTTTCGCAATGGCTGAAGCTTTGGCAGAAGCCGGGGCCGATATTATCGGGGTATCTGCCAGTCTGGAAACCGAAGGTTCCGCAATAGCTAAGAGAATTACCGAAATTGGTCGTAATTTTAAAGCCTATCAGTGTGACTTTTCAGATCGCAAAGCTTTATACGAATTTGTATCGAAGGTCAAAGCAGAGAACAAGGATGTGGATATTCTCGTGAACAATGCGGGGACCATCCTTCGGAAACCTGCTGCGGAGCATCCAGATGAGTACTGGGACAAGGTCATTGAAGTTAATTTGAATTCTCAATTTATTTTAACCCGTGAATTCGGAAAGGAAATGCTGGAAAGAGGCAGCGGGAAAGTGATCTTTACCGCGTCTTTGTTAACCTTCCAGGGCGGGATCACCGTTCCCGGTTATGCAGCTTCCAAGGGAGCTATTGGGCAGTTGACCATGGCATTCTCTAACGAATGGGCTGCTAAAGGTGTACAGGTGAATGCGATCGCTCCTGGATACATCGCGACCGATAATACCCAGGCGCTCCGCGATAATGAGGAGAGAAGCGAAGCGATTCTGTCGCGAATTCCTGCTGGACGCTGGGGTCAGCCGGAAGATTTCAAAGGTCCCGTGATCTTTCTCGCTTCTCAGGCAAGTAATTACATGAGCGGGTCTATCTTAACCGTCGATGGCGGCTGGATGGGACGCTAA
- a CDS encoding bifunctional 4-hydroxy-2-oxoglutarate aldolase/2-dehydro-3-deoxy-phosphogluconate aldolase, with product MAKFSRIGVVQEMEKTGLVPVFYHSDLETCKNIVRSSYDAGIRVFEFTNRGDFAQDIFAALVRYAEKECPGLMLGIGSVIDPATTAMYLQLGANFIVSPIMNPEMARICNRRKVAWMPGCGTLTEISEAQECGAEVVKIFPASEVGGPSFIKAVKGPMPWTSIMPTGGVSPNKENLQEWFGAGAHCVGIGSKLFIKKDGAYDFSAIQKKIEDSLQIIKELKLEK from the coding sequence ATGGCAAAATTTTCAAGAATTGGGGTTGTACAGGAAATGGAAAAAACCGGGCTGGTTCCCGTGTTTTATCACAGTGACCTGGAAACCTGTAAGAATATTGTTCGATCCAGCTATGACGCCGGGATCAGGGTGTTTGAATTTACCAACCGCGGTGATTTCGCACAGGATATTTTCGCAGCTCTCGTGCGCTACGCGGAAAAAGAATGTCCCGGATTAATGCTTGGTATAGGCTCTGTGATCGATCCAGCTACCACGGCCATGTATCTACAACTCGGAGCAAATTTTATCGTGTCTCCCATTATGAATCCGGAAATGGCCAGGATCTGCAACCGAAGAAAAGTAGCCTGGATGCCCGGGTGCGGAACGCTTACCGAGATCAGCGAGGCACAGGAATGTGGTGCTGAAGTGGTCAAGATCTTCCCTGCTTCTGAAGTGGGCGGACCTTCTTTTATCAAGGCAGTGAAAGGACCTATGCCCTGGACGAGTATCATGCCTACTGGCGGCGTGTCTCCGAATAAGGAAAACCTTCAGGAATGGTTCGGTGCCGGCGCGCATTGCGTGGGTATAGGCTCCAAATTATTTATAAAGAAAGATGGTGCCTACGATTTTTCAGCAATTCAGAAGAAAATAGAAGACTCGCTTCAAATTATAAAGGAACTAAAACTTGAAAAATAA
- a CDS encoding TRAP transporter substrate-binding protein, producing MLVLFSCKNEEKAKTIKLGHGLDVSHPVHKAMVFMADRVKEKSGGKLLIDIYPNQQLGSERECLELLQIGSLGMTKVSTGVLENFAPELRVFGLPFLFKDREQRFRVLEGEIGQDLLNASIPKKLKGLTFYDAGSRSFYTKTEVSNPAGLKGLKLRVMESQSAIDMVKYLGGSPTPIAWGELYTALQQGIVDGAENNLPSFYLSRHYEVCKYFILDEHTALPDELLIGTPTWNKLNDQEKQWLTEAAQESAEYQKKIWHEAELHALEEVKKAGVTVREADKEEFRNLVEPMYESFEENPEMKEIIQQIQSVK from the coding sequence ATGCTGGTTTTATTCTCGTGTAAAAACGAGGAAAAGGCCAAAACCATCAAACTCGGGCACGGGCTGGATGTTTCCCATCCTGTTCATAAGGCCATGGTATTCATGGCAGACCGGGTTAAGGAAAAATCGGGTGGTAAATTACTGATCGATATCTATCCCAATCAGCAGTTGGGTTCCGAGCGTGAGTGCCTGGAATTATTACAGATTGGAAGCCTGGGTATGACCAAGGTTTCGACCGGCGTACTGGAGAATTTTGCTCCGGAACTTCGGGTTTTCGGACTTCCATTTCTATTTAAAGATCGCGAACAACGCTTTCGTGTGCTGGAAGGAGAAATTGGGCAGGACCTGCTGAATGCGAGTATTCCGAAGAAACTAAAAGGCCTCACTTTTTACGATGCAGGTAGCCGCAGTTTTTACACGAAAACGGAGGTTTCTAACCCGGCCGGTCTCAAGGGGCTGAAACTGCGGGTCATGGAAAGCCAGTCGGCCATTGATATGGTGAAGTATTTAGGCGGAAGTCCCACGCCGATCGCCTGGGGGGAACTTTACACCGCTCTGCAACAGGGTATCGTAGATGGTGCCGAAAACAACCTTCCGAGTTTTTACCTTTCCAGACACTATGAAGTTTGTAAATATTTCATTCTGGACGAGCATACGGCTTTGCCAGATGAGCTGCTGATTGGTACGCCAACCTGGAATAAACTCAATGATCAGGAAAAACAATGGCTTACGGAAGCGGCACAGGAATCTGCCGAATATCAGAAAAAAATCTGGCACGAAGCAGAATTGCACGCTCTGGAAGAAGTGAAAAAAGCCGGCGTGACTGTTCGCGAGGCTGATAAGGAAGAGTTCAGGAATCTGGTGGAACCCATGTATGAAAGTTTTGAAGAGAACCCGGAGATGAAAGAGATCATTCAGCAAATACAGTCAGTAAAATAA
- a CDS encoding sugar kinase: MKDQAAKKIVCFGEVIMRLSPEGHKLVQQTGQMDYFFGGTELNVGVSLAVLGENVQQVSAVSDDFIGEAAVQFINKFGIQTGHVQRNQHPNGLYFLEVGADVRPSRISYNRLNAAFANIDANAIAWKEILKDADFFHWTGITPAISENAYQALKKGLEVANELGVTITADPAYRSNLWKYGREGRSVLKELVQLSHIFIGGVNEINEILGTDFGYSDDDFSEASKTLIEQCASIKKVFDKVRTSLNASWQKIYGRAWNGESLITTSEFEITHIVDRIGTGDAFAAGVIYGLGHFDDEKTLQFGNAACVLKHSIYGDANLSGKQDILDLIGGNTGGRIKR; encoded by the coding sequence ATGAAAGATCAGGCAGCTAAAAAGATCGTTTGTTTCGGGGAAGTTATCATGCGCTTATCTCCAGAAGGGCATAAGCTGGTGCAGCAAACCGGCCAAATGGATTATTTTTTCGGCGGAACCGAACTAAACGTAGGGGTTTCCCTGGCAGTTCTGGGCGAAAATGTACAGCAGGTTTCTGCGGTTTCAGATGATTTTATCGGTGAAGCCGCCGTTCAGTTTATCAATAAATTCGGAATACAGACCGGTCATGTTCAGCGAAATCAGCATCCAAACGGTCTCTATTTTCTCGAAGTGGGTGCCGATGTGCGTCCCAGTAGGATTAGTTACAACAGGCTGAATGCGGCTTTTGCCAATATCGATGCAAATGCCATCGCGTGGAAAGAGATTCTTAAAGATGCCGATTTTTTCCACTGGACGGGGATTACGCCGGCAATTTCTGAAAATGCCTACCAGGCGCTAAAGAAGGGGCTGGAAGTCGCCAACGAGTTGGGGGTGACCATTACTGCTGATCCGGCTTATCGCAGCAATCTTTGGAAGTACGGCCGCGAAGGAAGATCAGTTCTGAAAGAGCTGGTGCAACTATCCCATATTTTCATTGGCGGTGTGAATGAGATCAATGAAATTCTGGGAACCGATTTTGGCTATTCGGACGATGATTTTTCCGAAGCATCCAAAACCTTAATAGAGCAGTGTGCTTCGATTAAAAAAGTATTTGATAAAGTTCGTACCAGCCTTAACGCAAGCTGGCAAAAGATCTACGGGCGTGCCTGGAATGGAGAATCGCTCATCACCACTTCGGAATTCGAGATCACGCATATCGTGGATCGCATAGGAACCGGAGATGCTTTTGCTGCCGGAGTGATCTATGGGCTTGGGCATTTTGATGATGAGAAGACCCTGCAGTTTGGGAATGCAGCCTGCGTGCTGAAGCATTCCATTTATGGCGATGCGAATTTAAGTGGAAAACAGGATATTCTGGACCTTATTGGCGGGAATACCGGCGGAAGGATCAAAAGATAA